A stretch of the Lolium perenne isolate Kyuss_39 chromosome 3, Kyuss_2.0, whole genome shotgun sequence genome encodes the following:
- the LOC127338079 gene encoding uncharacterized protein, with the protein MSSTFSLQTMRPAAGLGLRHGSPLCHALSLQSRRPQAAVTVRCGAFQRDHYGGLLVDEGMTVLRRKIREARMAETNYEAPTGWASWEKRYYPAYVSDVSALTGTLQLMLMGTRPGVAVAVAALVLGGVPVSAAVALHLLGQAAGTVLQHVS; encoded by the coding sequence ATGTCGTCTACCTTCTCACTTCAAACGATGCGGCCAGCCGCCGGGCTTGGGCTCCGTCACGGATCGCCGCTGTGCCACGCTCTATCGCTGCAATCGAGGAGGCCGCAGGCTGCAGTGACGGTGAGATGCGGCGCCTTCCAGCGGGACCACTACGGCGGATTGCTGGTGGACGAGGGCATGACGGTGCTGCGGCGGAAGATCCGGGAGGCGCGGATGGCGGAGACCAACTACGAGGCGCCGACGGGGTGGGCATCGTGGGAGAAGCGCTACTACCCGGCTTACGTCTCTGACGTGTCCGCGCTCACCGGCACGCTGCAGCTGATGCTCATGGGCACCAGGCccggcgtcgccgtcgccgtgGCCGCGCTGGtgctcggcggcgtgccggtctctGCCGCAGTCGCCCTGCACCTCCTCGGGCAAGCGGCAGGAACTGTTCTGCAGCACGTTTCTTGA
- the LOC127340879 gene encoding small ribosomal subunit protein uS17c — translation MLLSSTFASPLHLPCSSSNVAVGAASSRPAFLTRISAAKQLTGRVVTTKANKTVGVEVVRLAPHPKYHRRERIKKKYQAHDPENQFKVGDVVELLRSRPISKTKHFLAVPVPPRDTRRKAQLLPPLQSDQEDDTAGEESQ, via the coding sequence atgctgCTCAGCTCCACCTTCGCGTCCCCGCTCCACCTCCCTTGCTCCTCCTCCAATGTCGCCGTGGGCGCCGCGTCCTCGCGGCCGGCGTTCCTCACCCGGATCTCGGCGGCGAAGCAGCTGACGGGGCGGGTGGTGACGACCAAGGCGaacaagacggtgggggtggaggTGGTGCGCCTGGCGCCGCACCCCAAGTACCACCGCCGGGAGCGCATCAAGAAGAAGTACCAGGCGCACGACCCGGAGAACCAGTTCAAGGTCGGCGACGTCGTGGAGCTGCTGCGGTCCCGCCCCATCTCCAAGACCAAGCACTTCCTCGCCGTCCCCGTCCCGCCCCGCGACACCCGCCGCAAGGCCCAGCTCCTCCCGCCCCTCCAGTCCGACCAGGAGGACGACACCGCCGGCGAGGAGTCCCAGTGA